Proteins co-encoded in one Pseudorhizobium banfieldiae genomic window:
- a CDS encoding sugar transferase yields MKTMSDAHRHLASYDKAIEGRREHVKASTAFGPRRRTLGLAKRLFDIVFALGALIFVAPLFGVIMLAILLLDGRPIFYRQVRIGRHGRSFNCLKFRTMVRDADLRLAELLDSCPKSQKQWLDAQKLSNDPRVNRLGRFLRKSSLDELPQLINILRGEMSIVGPRPIVHEEAVRYGRNLRLYLTTRPGLTGLWQVSGRNSLSYQERVQLDVRYIRTMSAWLDARIILKTIAIVVTGKGDH; encoded by the coding sequence ATGAAGACGATGTCTGACGCACATCGTCACCTCGCGAGCTATGACAAGGCGATCGAGGGAAGGCGTGAGCATGTTAAAGCCTCGACCGCATTCGGGCCGAGACGACGCACGCTCGGCTTGGCCAAGCGCCTGTTCGATATCGTGTTTGCGCTGGGAGCCCTGATTTTCGTAGCACCGCTCTTCGGCGTTATCATGCTTGCGATCCTCCTTCTGGACGGGCGTCCGATCTTCTATCGCCAAGTTCGTATCGGTCGGCACGGCAGGTCATTCAACTGCCTGAAGTTCCGCACAATGGTTCGGGATGCCGATCTTCGGTTGGCGGAACTCCTGGATTCTTGCCCGAAGTCTCAAAAGCAATGGCTCGACGCTCAAAAGCTTTCCAACGACCCCCGCGTGAACAGGCTGGGCCGCTTTCTGCGCAAAAGCAGCTTGGATGAGCTGCCGCAACTCATCAACATTCTGCGCGGCGAGATGAGTATTGTCGGGCCTCGGCCGATCGTGCACGAGGAGGCGGTGCGATATGGCAGGAACCTGCGCCTTTACCTGACAACCCGGCCGGGACTTACGGGCCTTTGGCAGGTCAGTGGACGCAATTCACTGAGTTATCAGGAGCGGGTGCAACTGGATGTCCGCTATATCCGCACCATGTCTGCATGGCTGGATGCGCGGATCATCCTGAAGACGATCGCGATTGTCGTCACGGGCAAAGGCGACCATTGA
- the pdxA gene encoding 4-hydroxythreonine-4-phosphate dehydrogenase PdxA codes for MSDIIGITMGDPCGIGPEISVRALADMSPAERQRTRIYGNLTTLEAARAVLGLDLDLSPNVVDLPLDGAPLPWGQLSSVAGDASFRFIERAVRDAQACAIGCIVTAPINKEALNSAGHHYDGHTGMLRSLTGSKAAYMLLASERLKVIHVSTHVSLQEAIRRATTERVLATIRAGDAHLRRVGYASPRIAVAGINPHCGENGLFGTEDDDQIAPAVAAARAEGIDAHGPISADTVFHRAYSGAFDLVVAQYHDQGHIPIKLVAFDTAVNVSVGLQIDRTSVDHGTAFDIAGKGIANHGNMNSAIAYARKLVAGRSEQG; via the coding sequence ATGAGCGACATCATCGGCATCACCATGGGCGACCCCTGCGGCATCGGTCCGGAAATCTCCGTGCGCGCGCTTGCCGACATGTCGCCGGCAGAACGGCAGAGGACCCGCATCTACGGCAATCTCACGACACTGGAGGCGGCTCGCGCGGTGCTCGGCCTCGACCTCGATCTTTCACCGAATGTCGTGGATCTTCCGCTCGACGGCGCACCCCTCCCCTGGGGGCAGTTAAGCTCCGTCGCCGGTGACGCGTCCTTCCGCTTCATCGAAAGGGCGGTTCGCGACGCGCAAGCTTGCGCGATCGGCTGCATCGTCACCGCCCCGATCAACAAGGAGGCGCTGAACAGCGCCGGCCACCACTATGACGGCCATACTGGCATGCTGCGCAGCCTCACCGGGTCGAAAGCCGCCTATATGCTGCTCGCCTCCGAGCGGTTGAAGGTCATTCACGTCTCCACCCATGTCTCGCTGCAGGAGGCGATCCGCCGCGCGACGACGGAGCGGGTGCTCGCGACCATTCGAGCGGGCGATGCGCATCTCAGGCGCGTTGGCTACGCCTCACCCAGGATCGCCGTCGCCGGCATCAACCCGCATTGCGGAGAGAACGGTCTCTTCGGCACGGAGGACGATGACCAGATCGCCCCGGCTGTCGCCGCTGCGCGCGCCGAAGGGATTGACGCTCATGGGCCGATATCGGCCGACACCGTGTTCCACCGCGCCTATTCCGGTGCCTTCGACCTGGTCGTCGCCCAGTATCACGACCAGGGACATATCCCGATCAAGCTCGTCGCCTTCGATACCGCAGTGAATGTCTCTGTAGGCCTGCAGATCGATCGAACCTCCGTCGACCACGGTACCGCCTTCGACATTGCCGGCAAGGGCATCGCCAACCATGGCAACATGAACTCCGCAATTGCCTATGCGCGCAAGCTGGTGGCCGGTCGCTCCGAGCAAGGCTGA
- a CDS encoding LysR family transcriptional regulator, which yields MNGETDMRFFTVVAQRSSLSEAALELGLTASAVSRRLARMEDRLGVRLVNRTTRRVSLTSEGEAYLAASMDIINRIAAAEEAIVSARGEPQGLLRINATFQFGREHVAPAVSAFVNRHPGVEAQLVLTDAPLNIMEEGFDLQIRFGEPTATRQVMGLLLRNRRVLVASPEYLRGHGTPKRLSDLTQHSCIVLRQEHAAYDVWRFGTEDSVRVAGGLSTNDGEIAVSWVLNGHGIMLRSEWDVASHVRAGRLVVVLPRYYMRADVMAVYPERLNLSAKVRLFVELLRERIKERTPDLQLN from the coding sequence ATGAACGGTGAAACTGACATGCGCTTCTTCACCGTCGTTGCGCAGCGGAGCAGTCTGTCGGAGGCGGCGCTTGAGCTTGGGCTTACCGCTTCGGCCGTCAGTCGGCGGCTTGCAAGAATGGAAGATCGTCTCGGCGTTCGTCTGGTCAATCGGACCACACGACGAGTCAGCCTTACAAGCGAAGGGGAAGCCTACCTCGCAGCCTCAATGGACATCATCAACCGCATTGCAGCGGCCGAGGAGGCAATCGTCTCTGCTCGCGGAGAACCCCAAGGTCTGTTGCGGATCAACGCGACCTTCCAGTTCGGGCGCGAGCATGTGGCGCCGGCTGTATCTGCATTCGTCAACAGACATCCTGGAGTGGAAGCTCAGCTCGTTCTTACCGACGCACCACTCAACATCATGGAAGAAGGTTTCGATCTTCAAATCCGCTTCGGGGAGCCGACGGCTACGCGCCAAGTGATGGGGCTCCTCTTGCGCAACCGCCGGGTTCTGGTGGCTTCTCCCGAATATCTGCGTGGACACGGAACGCCGAAGCGGCTCTCGGACCTCACGCAGCACTCATGCATTGTCCTGAGGCAGGAACATGCTGCGTACGACGTCTGGCGGTTCGGCACCGAAGACAGTGTCCGGGTTGCCGGCGGGTTGTCCACCAACGACGGTGAAATTGCTGTCTCTTGGGTCTTGAACGGCCATGGCATAATGCTCAGGTCTGAATGGGACGTGGCATCCCACGTCCGCGCCGGTCGACTGGTTGTAGTTCTTCCGCGCTACTACATGAGAGCCGACGTCATGGCGGTCTATCCGGAGCGGCTCAACCTGTCAGCCAAGGTGAGGTTGTTCGTCGAGCTGCTGCGCGAGCGCATCAAGGAGCGGACACCGGACCTGCAACTGAACTGA
- a CDS encoding tartrate dehydrogenase translates to MTSNHMKIAVIPGDGIGKEVVPEGLRVLEAAASRYGLNFAFGEFDFASCDYYAKHGKMMPDDWKAQVGGHDAIFFGAVGWPASVPDHISLWGSLIQFRREFDQYVSLRPARLMAGVQSPLSGRNTGDIDMMIVRENTEGEYSSVGGIMFPGTDREVVLQETVMTRTGVDRILRYAFELARKRGGKLTSATKSNGISISMPYWDERVAEMSKNYPDISVDKYHIDILTALFVLHPDRFDVVVASNLFGDILSDLGPACTGTIGIAPSANINPERRFPSLFEPVHGSAPDIAGKGVANPVGQIWAGAMMLDHLGHPEAAAGIVEAIERVLAEPRLRTRDLGGQADTIACGKAIADALG, encoded by the coding sequence ATGACCAGTAATCACATGAAGATCGCCGTCATTCCCGGCGATGGGATAGGCAAAGAGGTCGTGCCCGAGGGGCTGCGCGTACTGGAGGCAGCGGCCAGCCGATACGGCTTGAACTTCGCCTTCGGCGAATTCGATTTCGCCTCCTGCGATTACTACGCAAAGCACGGAAAGATGATGCCCGACGACTGGAAGGCTCAGGTGGGCGGACATGACGCGATCTTTTTTGGTGCGGTCGGGTGGCCGGCATCAGTGCCGGATCACATCTCTCTTTGGGGGTCGCTCATCCAGTTCCGTCGTGAGTTCGACCAGTATGTCAGCCTTCGCCCGGCGCGGCTGATGGCTGGGGTCCAGTCGCCCCTCTCGGGCCGCAACACGGGTGACATCGACATGATGATCGTCCGAGAGAATACGGAAGGCGAATATTCTTCCGTGGGCGGGATCATGTTCCCCGGGACGGATCGCGAGGTTGTCCTGCAGGAGACGGTCATGACGCGGACAGGCGTCGATCGGATATTGCGATATGCTTTCGAGCTTGCTCGCAAGCGTGGCGGAAAACTGACCTCCGCCACTAAGTCGAACGGTATCTCGATCTCCATGCCGTATTGGGATGAGCGCGTGGCCGAGATGTCGAAGAACTACCCTGATATCAGCGTCGACAAGTATCACATCGATATCCTCACAGCGCTTTTTGTCTTGCACCCGGATCGCTTCGACGTCGTCGTTGCCTCGAACCTGTTCGGCGACATCCTTTCCGACCTGGGCCCCGCCTGCACCGGCACGATCGGCATCGCTCCCTCGGCCAACATCAACCCGGAGCGCCGCTTTCCTTCGCTATTCGAACCGGTGCACGGATCTGCGCCCGATATCGCGGGCAAAGGGGTCGCCAATCCCGTCGGCCAGATTTGGGCAGGGGCGATGATGCTGGACCATCTGGGGCATCCGGAGGCCGCAGCCGGGATTGTCGAGGCGATCGAAAGGGTTCTGGCCGAGCCGCGCCTGCGCACCCGCGATCTCGGCGGACAGGCCGACACGATCGCGTGCGGCAAGGCGATTGCGGACGCTCTAGGATAA
- a CDS encoding LysR substrate-binding domain-containing protein yields MDTAWLLDLQVLAKTLNFSRAAEIRNVTQPAFGRRIKSLEAWCGSTLIDRGSHRLALTEAGKVMVEAADDVLRRLERSKHELQQVRSATATLTVASTHALSYTFFPGWVQRLGSIASTMPIRLLSDNMNECERLMLEGGAQFLLCHHHPGTATRLSESDFPMMTLSHERLVPVSRRDPDGQAIYSLPGSSSRSVPWLMFEGTSGMGRILVSALSQRSEDLHLHNVFSSHLAMVLKALALEGKGVAWIPESLAADELSPGGRLAIAGSLDWAVPVQVALFRTLRPLPDMAERFWQLARDKSLGQVSSVAGPVSAP; encoded by the coding sequence ATGGACACGGCGTGGTTATTGGACCTTCAGGTCTTGGCGAAGACGCTCAACTTCTCCCGCGCGGCCGAGATCAGGAATGTTACCCAACCAGCCTTCGGTAGGCGGATAAAATCGCTGGAGGCATGGTGCGGCTCGACCTTGATTGACCGCGGCAGTCACAGATTGGCGCTGACCGAGGCTGGAAAGGTCATGGTTGAAGCCGCTGACGATGTCCTCCGTCGACTAGAAAGGTCGAAGCACGAGCTGCAGCAAGTCCGCAGCGCAACGGCAACGTTGACCGTCGCCTCCACCCATGCGCTCTCTTATACGTTCTTTCCAGGATGGGTGCAGCGGCTTGGATCGATAGCGTCAACAATGCCGATCAGGCTCCTCTCCGACAACATGAACGAGTGCGAGCGGCTCATGCTCGAGGGCGGGGCCCAGTTCCTGTTGTGCCACCACCATCCCGGTACGGCGACGCGCCTGTCCGAAAGCGACTTCCCGATGATGACCCTCTCGCATGAGCGGCTCGTCCCGGTCAGCCGTCGCGATCCTGATGGACAAGCGATCTACAGCTTGCCGGGCTCGTCCTCGCGGTCAGTTCCGTGGTTGATGTTTGAAGGGACCTCCGGTATGGGCCGGATTCTGGTGTCGGCACTCTCTCAGCGAAGTGAGGATCTGCATCTGCATAACGTCTTCAGCTCTCACCTCGCCATGGTACTGAAAGCTCTCGCGCTTGAAGGCAAAGGTGTTGCATGGATTCCGGAGAGCCTCGCTGCCGACGAGCTTTCCCCTGGTGGTCGCCTCGCCATTGCCGGCTCCCTGGATTGGGCGGTCCCTGTCCAGGTGGCTCTTTTCCGAACTCTGCGGCCGCTGCCCGATATGGCGGAGCGGTTCTGGCAGTTGGCCCGCGATAAGTCGCTGGGGCAGGTCAGTTCAGTTGCAGGTCCGGTGTCCGCTCCTTGA
- a CDS encoding tartrate dehydrogenase: MRRHNIAAIPADGIGPEVIAAGLQALEELSRRDGGFELSVTTFDWSSERYKRTGSLMPDDGLEQLRQFDAIFFGAVGAPDVPDHLTLWGLRLPICQGFDQYANVRPTKILPGVSSPLAGVGPGDLDWVIVRENSEGEYSGHGGRAHKGLPEEVGTEVAIFTRVGVTRIMRYAFSLAQARPRKLLTVVTKSNAQRHGMVMWDEIAAEVAIEFPDVAWDKMLVDAMTVRMVKNPKSLDTIVATNLHADILSDLAGALAGSLGVAPTGNIDPQRRYPSMFEPIHGSAFDITGKGIANPVATFWTAAQLLEHLGEKPAADRLMRAVEKVCGDGILTPDVGGSASTQQVTDAVCEAIRGSNI, encoded by the coding sequence ATGAGACGACACAACATCGCAGCGATACCCGCTGACGGCATCGGCCCGGAGGTTATCGCTGCCGGCCTTCAAGCGCTGGAGGAGCTTTCCCGCCGCGACGGTGGTTTTGAGCTATCCGTCACGACGTTCGACTGGAGCTCCGAGCGCTACAAGAGGACCGGGTCTCTGATGCCCGACGACGGCCTGGAGCAGCTTCGGCAATTCGACGCGATCTTCTTCGGTGCAGTTGGTGCGCCGGACGTTCCCGACCATCTCACCCTGTGGGGATTGCGCCTGCCCATCTGCCAGGGGTTTGACCAGTACGCGAATGTCCGTCCCACGAAGATCCTGCCGGGTGTCAGTTCTCCGCTCGCGGGCGTCGGGCCAGGTGATCTCGATTGGGTAATTGTGCGCGAAAACTCGGAAGGGGAATATTCCGGTCACGGCGGCAGAGCCCACAAGGGTCTGCCCGAAGAAGTCGGCACCGAAGTGGCCATTTTCACCCGCGTAGGTGTGACGCGCATCATGCGATATGCCTTCAGCCTCGCCCAGGCCCGTCCACGCAAGCTGCTGACAGTGGTGACGAAGTCCAACGCCCAGCGTCACGGCATGGTCATGTGGGATGAGATCGCGGCAGAGGTTGCCATAGAATTCCCGGACGTCGCCTGGGACAAGATGCTCGTCGATGCCATGACCGTCAGGATGGTCAAGAATCCGAAGAGCCTCGACACCATAGTCGCTACCAACTTGCATGCCGACATCCTGTCCGATCTCGCAGGGGCACTGGCTGGCAGCCTGGGAGTTGCCCCGACGGGCAACATCGACCCGCAGCGCCGCTATCCATCAATGTTCGAGCCGATCCACGGCTCGGCTTTCGACATAACGGGAAAGGGCATCGCAAATCCCGTGGCCACATTCTGGACTGCGGCGCAGCTGTTGGAGCACCTGGGCGAGAAGCCGGCGGCTGACCGTCTCATGCGCGCTGTCGAGAAGGTGTGTGGCGATGGCATCCTGACGCCGGACGTAGGGGGAAGTGCATCGACGCAACAGGTGACGGACGCAGTCTGCGAGGCGATCCGCGGCTCCAACATCTGA
- a CDS encoding four-carbon acid sugar kinase family protein, translating into MLAILADDLTGALDASAPFAARGMHVEVALTVEAIGEALQANPAVLAVNLGSRELDVAVARDRTTAALGAFPPATRLFKKIDSRLKGHIAAELDVMLFKSALVAPAIPSFGRIVQNGEVQGFGITSPISIRECLGRHMERATVPDTLAQDDLCEWVVTSDAAGFDLLVGARGLAEALADTMTDRASARLAELPQGTALFVVGSHDPITIVQVEELRGAFDVDYLAAPNGKVLETRPINAMITVVQAVQGEFPADPLQVSRALAKAVVPMVSKTVSTLLLTGGATAEAVMEEMGINRFRLAGECLPGLGLAHAGGLCIITKSGGFGAPDTLVRIAAQLRDR; encoded by the coding sequence TTGCTCGCCATCCTTGCCGATGATTTGACGGGTGCATTGGATGCCTCTGCGCCCTTTGCCGCCAGGGGAATGCACGTAGAAGTTGCTCTGACGGTCGAGGCGATCGGCGAAGCCCTTCAAGCCAATCCGGCGGTGCTTGCGGTCAATCTGGGATCGCGCGAACTGGACGTCGCTGTTGCTCGCGACAGGACGACCGCGGCTCTTGGCGCTTTTCCGCCTGCGACGCGGTTATTCAAGAAGATCGACTCGCGGCTGAAGGGGCATATTGCAGCAGAACTCGATGTCATGCTCTTCAAGTCCGCATTGGTCGCGCCGGCGATACCGAGCTTCGGCCGCATTGTTCAAAACGGAGAGGTGCAGGGGTTCGGGATCACAAGCCCGATCTCCATTCGCGAATGCCTTGGCCGGCATATGGAAAGGGCGACAGTGCCCGATACGCTTGCGCAGGACGACCTCTGTGAATGGGTTGTAACGTCAGACGCTGCGGGCTTCGATCTCCTCGTCGGCGCCCGTGGGCTGGCGGAGGCGTTGGCCGATACGATGACAGATCGGGCGTCCGCTCGGCTTGCGGAGCTGCCACAGGGCACGGCGCTCTTCGTGGTAGGCTCCCATGACCCGATCACCATTGTGCAGGTCGAAGAACTTCGAGGAGCATTCGACGTCGATTACCTGGCTGCGCCCAACGGCAAGGTTCTAGAGACTAGACCGATCAATGCCATGATTACCGTAGTGCAGGCTGTTCAAGGTGAGTTTCCCGCAGACCCGCTGCAGGTTTCGCGTGCGCTAGCCAAGGCGGTGGTGCCGATGGTGAGCAAGACCGTGTCGACGCTGCTTCTTACCGGTGGAGCAACCGCTGAGGCTGTCATGGAAGAAATGGGAATAAACCGGTTCCGCCTGGCCGGTGAATGTCTCCCCGGATTGGGCTTGGCGCATGCTGGCGGCCTTTGCATCATCACGAAATCGGGGGGATTTGGGGCCCCCGACACCCTTGTAAGGATCGCCGCCCAGCTTCGTGACCGGTAA
- a CDS encoding Bug family tripartite tricarboxylate transporter substrate binding protein produces the protein MKIKTIFAATVGLSLLAVMPAVAQSASDFPNKPMTYIIPFDAGGESDISARFQQAEWKEHAGQDVVIQYQAGAGGAQAWSKLNDIAGDGYTIMGINLPHTILQPLEGDVGYKTDDLTPVHYFHYTPNAIFVPADSQFKTLQELIDYAKSNPGMVTFAGSGSKSANNLGQLQFDETAGVKTTYVPFSGTGPSVTAVLGNQTLAGFNYVTSAMNQGDALRMLAVASEERMPAFPDVPTFKELGFDIVGGAYRGVAVPASTPEDIRKKISDIVAAINADPDFVKKMEDGGFVLTDITYDKMPDFVSKMKTEYSEGAKALGIGQ, from the coding sequence ATGAAGATCAAGACCATTTTCGCGGCCACAGTTGGCCTGTCGCTCCTGGCGGTAATGCCGGCCGTCGCCCAGTCTGCGTCAGATTTCCCCAATAAGCCGATGACCTACATCATTCCCTTCGACGCTGGCGGCGAATCCGACATCTCGGCGCGCTTCCAGCAGGCTGAATGGAAGGAGCATGCAGGTCAGGATGTCGTCATCCAATACCAGGCCGGTGCCGGTGGCGCCCAGGCCTGGTCGAAACTCAATGACATTGCCGGCGACGGCTACACCATCATGGGCATCAACCTGCCGCACACCATCCTGCAGCCGCTGGAAGGCGATGTCGGCTACAAGACGGATGATCTGACGCCGGTTCACTATTTCCACTACACGCCGAACGCGATCTTTGTCCCGGCAGACAGCCAGTTCAAGACGCTCCAGGAGTTGATCGACTACGCGAAGTCGAACCCCGGCATGGTGACCTTCGCTGGTTCAGGTTCGAAGTCGGCTAACAATCTGGGACAACTCCAGTTTGACGAGACTGCCGGCGTCAAGACGACCTATGTTCCCTTCTCGGGAACTGGACCGTCTGTAACCGCCGTTCTCGGCAACCAGACGCTCGCAGGGTTCAACTACGTGACGTCGGCCATGAACCAGGGTGACGCGCTGCGCATGCTGGCTGTCGCTTCCGAGGAGCGTATGCCGGCCTTCCCGGACGTGCCTACCTTCAAGGAACTGGGCTTTGATATCGTCGGAGGTGCTTACCGCGGTGTCGCCGTGCCCGCATCGACCCCGGAAGACATTCGCAAGAAGATTTCTGACATCGTCGCCGCAATCAATGCGGATCCGGACTTCGTGAAGAAGATGGAGGATGGCGGATTTGTCCTGACCGACATCACCTATGACAAGATGCCTGATTTCGTTTCGAAGATGAAGACGGAATACTCTGAGGGTGCCAAGGCACTGGGCATCGGTCAATAA
- a CDS encoding tripartite tricarboxylate transporter permease: MELLGYFLHALTPLNLLLALVGVVLGTIIGALPGLSATMAVAVLVPFTFTMDPASGMIALGAIYTGAIYGGAFAAILVNTPGTPSSIATTFDGYPMARRGDGGLAVTLATLASVVGGLVGALALLFLAPPLARVALAFGPPEYFWLAIFGLTLIAALSVGNTLKGLIGACLGLLLSMVGVAVVGGDVRLTAGVPAFLGGIDVVSALIGLYCVPVILDLVATNRGHLDFASDDKGYRLLEAMRIAWASKFNVIRSSVIGTVIGILPGAGGSIAGLVSYTEARRASPNTANFGKGEPDGVIATEAANNATVGGGFIPTLVLGIPGTPPDAIILGALLVQGIKIGPQLFNSEADIVYTFIYGLLIATLLMLPAGLLIGRYAYRSIITFPKSLLVPTIAFLTVVGSFAIHSNVQDAQMMFVLGVIAWILDRYGFQPSPIVLGLVLGQIAEQGFVQTWLIGNATGNLLGMYFGRPISIAIIAAAVIALCYPFYAEWRAKRRRSVPLTEIAAEAEAHPIDLPADSVPAARVRDIGGMTLAVIFIVVGGLALFDTSRMSMMGSVFPRAISILLIGLSLTLLALSFLGRGVRPPKPETDAASRRRIILAVIFGLWVFAIPLLGFATSSLIAFVAMMFLAEYERQTAVVWLRRTATAVATVMIFWLLMSEVLLLRVPSGFLF; this comes from the coding sequence ATGGAACTGCTCGGCTACTTTCTGCACGCTCTCACACCGCTCAACTTGTTACTGGCGCTGGTAGGAGTCGTGCTCGGGACAATCATCGGCGCCTTGCCGGGTTTGTCGGCCACCATGGCAGTGGCGGTTCTCGTTCCATTCACCTTCACCATGGACCCCGCCTCGGGCATGATCGCGCTCGGCGCGATCTATACCGGTGCGATCTACGGTGGGGCGTTTGCCGCAATCCTCGTGAATACGCCAGGAACGCCTTCGTCCATCGCCACCACGTTCGACGGCTACCCTATGGCGCGGCGTGGTGATGGCGGCCTCGCCGTGACATTGGCAACGCTTGCATCGGTCGTCGGAGGCTTGGTTGGGGCACTGGCTCTCCTGTTCCTTGCACCGCCGCTCGCACGGGTTGCGCTGGCCTTTGGGCCGCCGGAATATTTCTGGCTCGCAATCTTTGGTCTTACGTTGATTGCAGCGCTTTCGGTAGGGAATACCCTGAAAGGTTTGATCGGTGCATGCCTCGGACTTCTGCTATCGATGGTGGGTGTCGCCGTCGTCGGCGGCGACGTTCGGTTGACAGCCGGCGTGCCCGCCTTTCTTGGCGGCATCGACGTGGTTTCCGCATTGATCGGTCTCTATTGCGTCCCAGTTATCCTTGATCTTGTTGCAACGAACAGAGGCCATCTGGACTTCGCCTCCGACGACAAGGGCTACCGCCTGCTCGAGGCGATGCGGATTGCCTGGGCGTCGAAGTTCAACGTCATCCGTTCATCCGTCATCGGTACCGTCATCGGCATTCTGCCTGGGGCCGGTGGTTCGATCGCCGGTCTCGTCAGTTACACCGAGGCACGGAGGGCTTCTCCAAACACCGCGAACTTCGGCAAGGGCGAGCCGGATGGTGTCATCGCCACCGAGGCAGCGAACAACGCCACCGTGGGTGGCGGCTTCATACCGACACTTGTTCTGGGGATACCAGGCACGCCGCCCGATGCAATCATTCTCGGAGCCTTGTTGGTGCAGGGTATCAAGATCGGCCCTCAGCTTTTCAATTCCGAGGCCGACATCGTCTATACCTTCATCTATGGGTTGCTGATCGCGACACTGCTGATGTTGCCGGCTGGCCTGCTGATCGGCAGATACGCCTATCGCTCGATCATCACCTTCCCGAAGTCATTGCTCGTCCCGACCATCGCCTTCCTCACGGTGGTGGGATCCTTTGCGATCCACTCGAATGTCCAGGATGCTCAGATGATGTTTGTCCTCGGCGTCATCGCCTGGATTCTGGATCGTTATGGATTCCAACCGTCTCCGATCGTTCTCGGGCTAGTCCTCGGACAGATCGCGGAGCAGGGTTTCGTCCAGACATGGCTGATCGGTAATGCCACTGGAAACCTGCTTGGCATGTATTTCGGTCGTCCCATCAGCATCGCCATCATCGCCGCCGCAGTCATCGCACTTTGCTATCCCTTCTATGCAGAATGGCGCGCCAAGCGCAGACGTTCGGTGCCCCTTACGGAGATTGCCGCGGAGGCCGAGGCACATCCTATCGATCTCCCTGCAGACTCCGTACCGGCGGCGCGAGTCCGTGATATCGGCGGAATGACCCTTGCCGTGATCTTTATTGTCGTCGGCGGCCTGGCTCTATTCGACACGAGCCGGATGAGCATGATGGGCTCCGTTTTCCCGAGAGCAATTTCGATCCTGCTGATCGGCCTGTCCCTGACCTTGCTTGCCCTTTCCTTCCTTGGCCGAGGTGTCCGGCCACCCAAGCCGGAGACTGACGCAGCCTCCCGCAGGCGCATCATACTGGCGGTCATCTTCGGACTGTGGGTCTTCGCGATCCCGTTGCTGGGGTTTGCGACCAGTTCGCTGATCGCATTCGTCGCGATGATGTTCCTTGCAGAATACGAACGCCAGACGGCGGTCGTCTGGCTTCGCCGGACTGCTACCGCAGTCGCGACGGTGATGATCTTCTGGCTGCTGATGTCCGAGGTGCTGCTGCTGCGAGTGCCTTCAGGCTTCCTGTTCTGA